The following are encoded in a window of Panicum virgatum strain AP13 chromosome 5N, P.virgatum_v5, whole genome shotgun sequence genomic DNA:
- the LOC120674795 gene encoding protein enabled homolog yields MTILPLIPKSRSSPVTRSSASPTAPNLSAPPPPRNPAPRRRPPVRRPPPPAADLRPPHAPGRSRRGAGASGHPRGAQGLLGHPCARPQGLRGHPSGAGQGPARPPKPQAKAQEAERAKFIVEKVEKDKRSAIIRAQGEAKSAELIGQAIAKYPAFLALRQIEAAREISHTMASSNNRVFLDSNDLLLGLQHLNVSGNQKK; encoded by the exons ATGACCATATTACCCCTTATCCCAAAGTCTCGTTCCTCACCCGTGACTCGTTCCTCCGCCTCACCGACCGCCCCAAACCTCTctgccccgcccccgccccgaaACCctgccccccgccgccggccaccagttcgccggccaccgccgccggcagcagATCTCCGGCCACCCCACGCGCCGGGCCGCAGCCGCCGGGGCGCAGGGGCGAGCGGCCACCCGCGCGGGGCGCAGGGCCTGCTCGGCCACCCATGCGCCAGGCCACAGGGGTTGCGCGGCCACCCGAGCGGCGCTGGTCAGGGGCCGGCGCGGCCTCCCAAGCCCCAGGCCAAAGCACAAGAAGCTGAGCGTGCCAAGTTCATTGTTGAGAAGGTTGAGAAAGACAAGCGAAGTGCGATCATCAGGGCTCAG GGTGAGGCTAAGAGTGCAGAGCTGATTGGTCAAGCCATTGCCAAGTACCCTGCTTTCCTCGCTCTGAGACAGATTGAAGCTGCAAGGGAGATCTCTCACACCATGGCGAGCTCAAACAACAGGGTGTTCCTTGATTCCAATGACCTTTTGCTTGGACTCCAGCATCTGAATGTTAGCGGCAACCAAAAGAAGTGA
- the LOC120673409 gene encoding uncharacterized protein LOC120673409, producing MLPALLGGYVAAYPPPPLPPATAAAPSSSARLPAPFPARVRHASRLVARRCTSGVGAGEAVSASAVAEGDDEYEAELQEEGFPRWEGGGGGGGEEEDYDHDPEIGDIMGDYFDDPKKAQTRMEERIRKKRHKIVQAKTGSPNPMKVVFNKFDFSNSYIWFEFYNALLPKDATLISDALRSWHIVGRLGGCNSMNMQLSQLPLDCKRPTYDALEGANVTPTSFYNIGDLEIQDNLARVWVDIGIHEPLLLDILLNALTTISSDHVGIKQVQFGGSELVNWNEDLKTEEVGYSVRKI from the exons ATGCTCCCAGCGCTCCTCGGCGGCTACGTGGCCGcctacccgccgccgcctctaccacccgcaacagcagcagcccCGAGCTCAAGCGCGCGCCTTCCGGCTCCCTTCCCCGCTCGAGTCAGACACGCGTCTCGCCTCGTCGCGCGACGGTGCACTTCGGGGGTGGGAGCGGGGGAGGCGGTGAGCGCGTCAGCCGTCGCGGAGGGCGACGACGAGTACGAAGCGGAGCTCCAGGAGGAAGGGTTCCCGAggtgggagggcggcggcggcggcggcggagaggaggaggactACGACCATGACCCGGAGATCGGGGACATTATGGGGGACTACTTCGACGACCCCAAGAAGGCCCAGACCCGC ATGGAGGAGAGGATAAGGAAGAAGCGCCACAAGATCGTGCAGGCCAAGACCGGCTCGCCCAATCCCATGAAGGTCGTCTTTAACAA ATTTGACTTCTCCAATTCATATATATGGTTCGAGTTCTACAATGCTCTGTTGCCGAAAGATGCTACCTTAATTTCTGAT GCTCTACGTTCTTGGCATATAGTTGGGCGCCTTGGTGGCTGCAATTCTATGAATATGCAG TTGTCGCAGTTGCCTTTAGATTGCAAAAGGCCGACTTATGATGCTCTTGAAGGAGCTAACGTCACTCCGACGTCCTTTTACAACATTGGTGATCTTGAGATTCAAGATAATCTAGCACGAGTATG GGTTGACATTGGTATTCATGAGCCATTGCTTTTGGACATCCTGCTTAATGCTTTAACAACCATAAGTTCAGA TCATGTTGGTATTAAGCAAGTACAGTTTGGAGGGTCAGAGTTGGTGAACTGGAATGAGGACTTGAAAACAGAAGAAGTTGGATATAGCGTCCGCAAAATCTAA